A stretch of Aureispira sp. CCB-E DNA encodes these proteins:
- a CDS encoding GNAT family N-acetyltransferase, with product MKFRQATKNDLSQIVAMIADDKLGKTRENFQIPLPTEYLNAFENITADHNQELIVVEAENSEIIGTLQLSFIQYLTYRGGIRAQIEAVRIRKDKRGLGIGKIMFEWAINRAKKRKTHLLQLTTDKKRPQALKFYKELGFEPSHEGMKMHFK from the coding sequence ATGAAATTTAGACAAGCAACAAAAAATGATCTCTCCCAAATTGTAGCAATGATTGCTGATGACAAACTTGGAAAAACTAGAGAGAATTTTCAAATACCTTTGCCAACAGAGTATCTTAATGCCTTTGAAAACATCACCGCTGATCACAATCAAGAACTAATTGTAGTCGAGGCTGAAAATTCTGAAATTATCGGTACATTACAATTGTCATTCATCCAATATCTTACTTATCGAGGAGGGATAAGAGCACAAATAGAAGCCGTAAGAATTAGAAAAGATAAAAGAGGACTTGGAATAGGCAAAATAATGTTTGAATGGGCAATTAATCGGGCTAAAAAACGAAAGACTCATTTACTACAACTGACAACAGATAAAAAAAGACCTCAAGCTCTTAAGTTTTATAAAGAATTAGGCTTTGAGCCATCACATGAAGGAATGAAAATGCATTTTAAATGA
- a CDS encoding AraC family transcriptional regulator: MHSETPSIKMVLSGEEQYSVNGRNYSLAANQYLLVDDNEWIKTSIDSKKNVKGICIFPEKELLNEVANYKMASLQFMIDNPFEKKAIRLVHNLFHFGENRTGKFLTQHVSSILQLHENKEAINFDDFYLTLSECIIEDQLILKGQLQQLASVKKATKEELYRRAAMAKNYLTDNYTEKISLDDLAAQVFLSKYHLIRTFKDLFQLSPYQYLLQLRLQKAKELIAQNYSYRAISNMIGFSDERNLRKALLKYSPNKN, translated from the coding sequence ATGCATTCAGAAACTCCGTCAATCAAAATGGTATTGTCTGGAGAAGAGCAATATAGTGTCAATGGAAGAAATTATTCTTTAGCTGCCAATCAATATCTTTTGGTTGATGATAATGAGTGGATTAAGACTTCCATAGACTCTAAGAAAAATGTCAAAGGAATATGCATTTTTCCTGAAAAAGAATTACTGAATGAGGTAGCCAATTACAAAATGGCCTCTCTGCAGTTTATGATAGATAATCCTTTTGAGAAGAAAGCCATAAGGCTTGTTCATAACTTGTTTCATTTTGGAGAAAATCGAACTGGAAAATTCCTGACCCAACATGTTTCTTCTATTCTTCAATTGCATGAAAATAAAGAAGCCATTAACTTTGATGATTTTTACCTAACGCTTTCGGAATGTATTATTGAAGACCAATTGATCTTAAAAGGTCAATTGCAACAACTTGCTTCTGTCAAAAAAGCCACCAAAGAAGAGTTATATCGAAGAGCTGCTATGGCTAAAAATTACTTAACAGACAACTACACAGAAAAAATCAGTTTGGATGATTTAGCCGCACAGGTATTTTTATCTAAATATCATTTAATAAGAACCTTTAAAGATCTTTTTCAGCTATCTCCTTATCAATACTTATTGCAGCTTAGACTTCAAAAAGCAAAAGAGTTAATTGCACAAAACTATTCTTATAGAGCCATCAGCAACATGATTGGCTTTTCAGATGAACGAAATTTACGAAAAGCACTCCTAAAATATTCTCCCAACAAGAATTAG
- a CDS encoding alpha/beta fold hydrolase, whose translation MQSNVLKKIILFSFTCLIYMVGSCQTQTNKTLKRNVFLGARLVDLSAIEEDLGTNSGIYLSEILPNASLGQMGVPKGTILQKINHNTISSLVDLRPALLGIKEGDDLKITVFENGQQKIYQGTAIGKVKEEHPHATVQYGVVHYTDNLLRSILYLPNDKKQPPVVFFIQGYTCQSIEMQNSNPAKQLIDYWIKEGYAVFLVEKPGMGDSKSKIPCMDIDFDQELMAFTKAYEALQKNQAIDANNIFLFGHSMGGIIAPLLAKKHTPSGIMVYGIVGKNWYDYMIDIYTEQPLIMGGTNQEIEENKKYYLPFIKDMLVHQQTNTELLKNPIYSDRLKADGVSETLREGYYIQRHYTYWQSLANIQVPQAWASVKSPVLVLHGEYDIQAIHPKYGEMISTNVNKHNGNATFQLIPKTEHAFLKFDSREQLQTVMQNGTYINTFVTHFNTEIATKSIAWMKKHSNVIKNKVK comes from the coding sequence ATGCAATCAAACGTATTAAAAAAAATAATCTTATTTAGTTTTACCTGCCTTATCTACATGGTGGGAAGTTGCCAAACTCAAACGAACAAAACGCTAAAGAGAAATGTTTTCTTAGGCGCTAGGCTAGTCGATTTATCTGCAATTGAGGAAGACCTTGGTACCAATTCGGGCATTTATCTTTCAGAAATTCTTCCTAATGCCAGTTTGGGACAGATGGGAGTCCCAAAAGGAACGATACTTCAAAAAATAAACCATAATACCATCTCTTCTCTAGTAGATTTAAGACCAGCACTTCTAGGCATTAAAGAAGGAGATGATTTAAAGATTACTGTCTTTGAGAATGGTCAGCAAAAAATTTATCAAGGGACAGCTATTGGCAAAGTAAAAGAGGAACATCCTCATGCAACTGTACAGTATGGGGTCGTCCACTATACAGACAACCTTTTGAGGTCAATCCTGTATCTCCCCAATGACAAAAAGCAGCCTCCTGTTGTCTTCTTTATCCAAGGTTATACTTGCCAAAGCATTGAAATGCAAAATAGCAATCCAGCCAAACAACTCATAGATTACTGGATAAAAGAAGGATATGCCGTATTTCTTGTAGAAAAGCCAGGTATGGGAGACAGTAAGAGCAAAATTCCTTGCATGGATATTGATTTTGATCAAGAACTAATGGCGTTTACCAAAGCGTATGAAGCTTTGCAAAAAAATCAAGCTATTGACGCCAATAATATCTTTTTATTTGGTCACTCTATGGGAGGAATTATTGCTCCTTTGTTAGCTAAAAAACATACTCCTTCTGGAATTATGGTTTATGGCATTGTCGGAAAAAATTGGTACGATTATATGATCGACATATACACCGAACAACCTCTAATAATGGGCGGAACCAATCAAGAAATAGAGGAGAACAAAAAGTATTATTTGCCTTTCATAAAAGATATGTTGGTGCACCAACAGACCAATACTGAGCTCTTAAAAAATCCTATCTATTCGGATCGATTAAAAGCAGATGGTGTCTCAGAGACTTTGAGAGAAGGTTACTATATTCAGCGTCATTATACCTACTGGCAATCTCTAGCTAATATACAAGTCCCACAAGCATGGGCTAGCGTAAAATCTCCCGTATTGGTTTTGCATGGTGAATATGACATACAAGCTATCCATCCTAAGTATGGTGAAATGATTTCTACTAATGTCAATAAACACAATGGAAACGCTACATTTCAGTTAATTCCTAAAACCGAACATGCATTTTTGAAATTTGATTCGAGAGAACAACTACAAACAGTAATGCAGAACGGCACCTATATCAATACATTTGTTACCCACTTCAACACAGAAATTGCAACCAAAAGTATAGCGTGGATGAAAAAGCATTCTAATGTTATAAAAAACAAAGTAAAATAA
- a CDS encoding DUF1826 domain-containing protein, with the protein MNTNSEISSFKNASLGEDMTVLNNIHFQEVNIAIYQRKIQHLEAEIQHFLNQGIHLKAQGNSKKILEECRDYFASNGLPQHHLLNDFSNLLNSFETTSKTKHFSVLFSTITTDLCSRFHADANKLRLLCTYHGPATLWLPIEAENRHEYYSGKDNEQIVSNPELIQQANTGDVLVLKGTLYPNAQAILHKSPSIEKKKQKRLLLRIDMTSLR; encoded by the coding sequence ATGAACACAAACTCAGAAATCAGCTCTTTTAAGAATGCGTCATTAGGAGAAGATATGACGGTACTTAATAACATTCATTTTCAAGAAGTCAATATTGCAATCTACCAAAGAAAAATACAGCACCTTGAAGCAGAAATACAGCACTTTTTAAATCAAGGTATTCATTTAAAAGCACAAGGAAACTCAAAAAAGATACTTGAAGAATGTAGAGATTATTTTGCTAGTAACGGTTTGCCTCAGCATCATTTACTTAATGATTTTTCAAATTTGCTTAATTCTTTTGAAACAACGAGTAAAACAAAACATTTTAGCGTGCTCTTTTCTACGATAACAACGGACTTGTGCAGTAGATTTCATGCAGATGCGAATAAATTAAGATTACTCTGCACTTATCATGGTCCCGCCACGCTTTGGTTGCCTATAGAAGCCGAAAATAGACATGAATATTATTCTGGAAAAGACAACGAACAAATCGTTTCAAATCCTGAACTTATTCAACAAGCCAACACAGGGGATGTGCTCGTACTAAAGGGAACTTTGTATCCTAATGCACAAGCTATCTTACACAAAAGCCCAAGTATTGAGAAAAAGAAACAAAAAAGGCTTTTACTAAGAATTGATATGACATCACTCCGTTGA